Proteins from a single region of Nerophis ophidion isolate RoL-2023_Sa linkage group LG08, RoL_Noph_v1.0, whole genome shotgun sequence:
- the tnrc6ba gene encoding trinucleotide repeat-containing gene 6B protein isoform X1 → MEDKKRKKEEKRKREASQKGTEQKNKDLTKQVPAQPPATQSSSANPSPGPTPSASPSPATSGPGSAATQSQGGNNAKRLAVANGQPTSNPGSSSNTGSTSVTGNGNVSSGGAAQAPQQQPRYMPREVPPRFRCQQDHKVLLKRGQPPLSSMLLGGGGGGEGPNANIAAVSESGTATSSLALTSSVAASTTTSNYANSMWGASLGIQASSQGREKVIVDGNDLEEWPSIAGNDGGGGGGASLTVAGVGNNNGMPVNSTSASGNQSSSTSLFSLPNECMPSSSSVAWGTTASQGHLGGGNAVVTTEPVLQQSSSLSKASAVPRSHDASGLADVNSRIPGANFNPNANPSAWPALVQQDGSAVAGEGGSPSFHQQSPEGTLSANNSASVGLKAGSVGGHQTLSVNQSSTNQHQLHQMQSRDRELGGSKWDSESAGPKIAGEEVVVAAIGCVGINVGDHNHASSWRGQPSYPASNSKTGASRTDGWESGTGYRAAEGDNGTSNRGFPGPSRGANAWGSSGTGGNDSQTMVSQGGWGTSGVAKEKGMSSVEWGESSSATGGANPGGEVTGGASSSNSSSSECSTAGNPVTSAPTATNRAWDNQKGEVETGEWSEGGAQGGSSGGNSRSERESYGNRHRHQPPDTEAALENLLSRSDLDPRVLSNTGWGQTQIRQNTTWDIDQVEHNKSALSSALSKHPASLGNSSQYSSGSRALIGDSNGPGVIPPLVSSGGSSGEGWETSSSSSSSGGASLSGRGPPSSGPNISKLGVAQSSPVGVTCAGVGSGSLGHNQQGKASGWGGGGMGAVDNQEAKGWGNEEWRTNRGNGGSWGGPVQQGNPVSTGWGGNEDRGAGKWNEMGGEGQGSGWGSGQKVGSGRNWGEKESKSNSNRGGWEDEPKNRGGNSGGDSGVGGWGNWEEDAPRRTWGAGGGGSGAGSIGTGSKSHQNWSGGNKMMPNSHSGSITGLQAQLQQQQSQARNQPTQLQQALDQGAMQRGGGRKPVSQVQNQSSGWTSGPIPAGHGLGGSGSEPSGWEEPSPHSLSRKNEIDDGTSAWGDPNHYNYKPVNLWDKNSTPTGQQPHDLGQTQQQGPPVQQQQRPAQQHQGPPVQQPQGHPVQQLSRPATGLGGSRDFNSGHGQGKTAAAMGPSGWGGTPPASPAVDNGTDAWGKPTDSPSGWGDPNDAGGKTGWGNPSLNPIKSAPKSMQDGWGDKEGSMTASRHSSWEDEEEGGSMWNSTSSQGSGSSWGQGSNGGWGQSHTVKKPSNKGPLKVGGGDSWMSPINRQFSNMGLLNEDPSGSNIDLAPGSLQEKKMDMEKRNLGMMDYNGDMRKGGRGGGSMAYRSPVSKEAAPGDAVSFYDKNLLLNNQDGYLGDDGPCSLFSPPTAYKPHSLFNHTIPFRQGGHSLLGSSGGMSQTRHQPNVPPINQSPGIRAQVPHQFLSPQVPGSLLKQMPPPSSSVGGVGVAGVGGGVFPPQLSPQHIAMLSSIYPPHIQFQLACQLLLQQQQQPQQQQHLLQNQRKFPPNVRQQGDPQQLARIMAVLQQQRQQQQVGSLGGSVKLSPSHHGGNGAKLPGVDSLPYQSLAGCVAELHQKTHGPYASLDPSGSVVGGPGGMKDMGVQQSRFKWMMEGHSSPDTSSPENAFLKNGPVTPMKMPGGSPYLHYDMVVGDPQGNANWHRTPGNKMSTKQPTTPSWPPEFQPGVPWKGIDRVDPESDPYMTPGSMMGNTVSPGLNDTEHQLLQDNTDSIPPLNTLLPSPGAWPYSASDPLNNAHNSAKYTDYKIGWPPEPIGHKSWKASRGSSQSQLSRFPPGLASQKQLSPTPWSGNAPRLASRGWGSGSGITGSGWSDGSSRESCWLVLSNLTPQIDGSTLRTICMQHGPLLTFHLGLTQGTALIRYGSKQEAAKAQSALHMCVLGNTTILAEFVSEEDVARYIAHSQAAVSGNGGTTPTSSTVGTNGSGTTCKLGGAVGSSSSNGGGEGGSTQGTALPGAAGHSESPWQSLDSTSRSSDQSTPPAPGLGIFTQWSTNSGGVGGAADVEAGRQGLWGGMSGAGYPGSSLWGSPALEDRHQMGSPASLLPGDLLGGGGD, encoded by the exons ATGGAAGAcaagaaaaggaaaaaagaagaaaaaaggaaaaGGGAAGCCTCGCAGAAG GGCACAGAACAAAAGAACAAAG ACTTGACCAAGCAGGTGCCTGCCCAGCCTCCTGCAACTCAGAGCAGCTCAGCCAACCCCAGCCCTGGACCCACCCCCTCTGCTTCCCCGTCCCCAGCCACCTCAGGCCCTGGCAGTGCTGCCACCCAGTCACAGGGTGGTAACAATGCCAAGCGCCTTGCAGTGGCCAACGGACAGCCCACCTCCAACCCCGGTTCTTCCTCCAACACAGGCAGCACAAGTGTTACTGGGAACGGGAATGTAAGTAGCGGAGGTGCGGCCCAGGCACCTCAGCAGCAACCTCGCTATATGCCAAGAGAAGTGCCGCCACGATTCCGCTGCCAGCAGGACCATAAAGTGCTACTGAAAAGGGGTCAGCCGCCACTGTCCTCTATGCTGCTGGGAGGGGGTGGAGGAGGAGAAGGCCCAAATGCAAACATAGCTGCTGTCTCAG AGTCTGGTACAGCTACCTCCTCATTGGCTCTCACCTCATCAGTTGCTGCTTCAACCACTACTTCTAATTATGCAAATTCCATGTGGGGGGCAAGTTTAGGCATCCAGGCCTCCTCTCAGGGCAGGGAGAAGGTGATTGTAGATGGGAACGACCTGGAAGAGTGGCCCAGTATCGCTGGCAatgatggaggaggaggaggaggagcttctCTTACTGTGGCTGGAGTAGGCAACAACAACGGAATGCCTGTGAACAGCACTAGTGCCTCTGGCAACCAATCCTCATCCACTTCCTTGTTCTCTTTGCCCAATGAATGTATGCCGTCGTCCAGTAGTGTGGCATGGGGGACGACTGCCTCCCAGGGCCATCTTGGAGGAGGAAATGCAGTAGTTACAACCGAGCCTGTGTTACAACAGTCCTCCTCACTTTCCAAAGCCTCTGCTGTGCCAAGAAGCCATGATGCCAGTGGCCTCGCTGACGTCAACAGCAGAATTCCAGGTGCCAACTTTAATCCAAATGCCAATCCTTCGGCCTGGCCTGCCCTGGTGCAACAGGATGGGTCTGCTGTTGCAGGTGAAGGAGGTTCGCCTTCCTTCCATCAGCAAAGCCCTGAAGGGACTTTATCTGCCAACAATTCTGCTTCCGTAGGGCTAAAGGCTGGGTCGGTTGGAGGCCACCAAACTTTGTCTGTGAATCAATCAAGCACCAATCAGCACCAACTTCACCAAATGCAATCCAGAGACAGAGAGTTGGGAGGGAGTAAGTGGGACAGCGAATCAGCGGGACCAAAAATTGCGGGAGAGGAAGTGGTTGTGGCAGCAATCGGATGTGTTGGGATAAATGTTGGAGACCACAATCATGCTTCCTCATGGAGGGGCCAGCCCTCTTACCCTGCATCTAATTCCAAAACGGGTGCCTCAAGGACTGATGGATGGGAGAGTGGCACGGGATACAGAGCTGCTGAGGGGGATAATGGGACTTCAAATCGGGGTTTTCCAGGGCCCTCTCGTGGGGCTAATGCGTGGGGTAGTTCTGGAACTGGGGGAAACGATAGTCAAACTATGGTATCTCAGGGAGGGTGGGGGACATCGGGAGTAGCAAAGGAGAAAGGGATGTCTAGTGTTGAATGGGGTGAGAGTTCTTCTGCTACTGGTGGAGCAAATCCTGGAGGAGAAGTCACAGGAGGTGCCAGCAGCAGTAACAGCAGCAGCAGTGAATGCAGCACAGCTGGCAATCCTGTCACCTCAGCACCTACTGCTACGAACAGAGCTTGGGACAATCAGAAGGGGGAGGTTGAAACGGGGGAGTGGAGTGAGGGAGGAGCACAGGGAGGGTCCAGTGGTGGCAATTCTAGAAGTGAAAGGGAATCTTACGGAAATCGTCATCGACATCAGCCACCTGATACTGAAGCTGCCTTAGAGAACCTTCTAAGCCGGTCTGATCTTGATCCACGAGTCCTATCAAACACAGGCTGGGGCCAAACGCAGATCCGGCAAAACACAACTTGGGATATTGATCAAGTCGAACATAATAAGAGTGCACTTTCATCAGCTTTGTCAAAACACCCAGCTTCTCTGGGAAATTCTTCGCAGTATTCCTCTGGCTCGAGAGCCTTAATTGGTGATTCTAATGGTCCAGGTGTTATTCCTCCCTTGGTTTCATCTGGTGGCTCCTCTGGAGAGGGCTGGGAGAccagcagcagcagtagcagcagcGGTGGGGCCTCCTTATCTGGGAGAGGTCCACCTTCTTCAGGCCCCAACATAAGTAAACTCGGCGTTGCGCAGTCTAGTCCAGTAGGTGTAACATGTGCAGGTGTTGGGTCAGGATCACTAGGACATAACCAGCAAGGGAAGGCTTCAGGCTGGGGTGGAGGAGGAATGGGGGCTGTAGATAATCAGGAAGCCAAAGGTTGGGGTAATGAGGAATGGAGAACCAATAGAGGAAATGGAGGCAGCTGGGGTGGTCCTGTGCAACAAGGCAACCCTGTGAGTACAGGCTGGGGAGGGAATGAAGATAGAGGAGCAGGCAAGTGGAATGAAATGGGAGGGGAAGGACAAGGAAGTGGGTGGGGGTCAGGGCAGAAGGTTGGTTCGGGTAGGAACTGGGGTGAAAAAGAGTCTAAATCAAATAGTAACAGGGGAGGATGGGAAGATGAACCGAAGAACAGAGGAGGGAACTCAGGTGGGGATTCAGGGGTGGGTGGTTGGGGAAACTGGGAAGAGGATGCTCCACGGAGAACCTGGGGCGCGGGGGGTGGAGGGAGTGGAGCAGGATCAATCGGTACTGGGTCCAAATCCCATCAAAATTGGAGTGGAGGAAATAAAATGATGCCAAACAGCCATTCTGGCTCCATCACAGGCCTACAGGCACAACTGCAACAGCAACAATCACAAGCCCGCAATCAGCCTACGCAGCTGCAGCAAGCATTGGACCAAGGGGCTATGCAACGGGGTGGTGGGAGAAAACCAGTCTCCCAAGTCCAGAACCAAAGCTCCGGCTGGACATCAGGGCCCATCCCTGCTGGGCATGGATTAGGTGGAAGTGGATCGGAACCAAGTGGTTGGGAGGAACCCTCACCACATTCGTTAAGCAGGAAAAACGAGATAGATGATGGAACATCAGCATGGGGCGACCCAAACCATTACAACTACAAGCCGGTTAACCTGTGGGACAAGAACAGCACTCCTACTGGTCAGCAACCACACGATTTGGGGCAAACGCAACAGCAAGGACCTCCAGTACAGCAACAGCAAAGACCTGCACAGCAACATCAAGGACCTCCAGTACAGCAACCGCAAGGACATCCAGTACAACAGCTGAGTAGACCGGCTACAGGACTTGGAGGCAGCAGAGACTTCAACTCTGGACATGGACAAGGAAAAACTGCTGCTGCAATGG GCCCGTCGGGTTGGGGCGGTACACCTCCAGCTAGTCCTGCTGTTGACAATGGCACAGATGCTTGGGGTAAACCTACTGATTCCCCTTCTGGCTGGGGGGACCCTAATGATGCAGGGGGGAAAACAGGCTGGGGGAACCCCTCTCTCAATCCCATCAAATCTG CGCCAAAGTCTATGCAAGACGGTTGGGGTGACAAAGAGGGCTCTATGACGGCTTCACGACACTCTAGCTGGGAGGATGAAGAGGAGGGCGGGAGCATGTGGAACAGCACCAGCTCCCAGGGCAGTGGGTCGTCTTGGGGACAGGGTAGCAATGGAGGCTGGGGGCAGAGCCACACTGTCAAGAAGCCTAGCAACAAG GGTCCACTAAAAGTTGGCGGGGGAGACTCCTGGATGAGCCCCATCAACAGACAATTTTCCAATATGGGGCTTCTG AATGAGGATCCTAGTGGTTCAAACATTGACCTGGCTCCAGGTTCCCTCCAGGAGAAAAAGATGGATATGGAAAAAAGAAACTTGGGAATGATGGATTACAATGGAGACATGAGGAAAGGAGGAAGAGGGGGCGGGAGCATGGCTTATCGTTCACCTGTTTCCAAAGAGGCAGCACCTGGGGATGCTGTTTCTTTCTATGACAAG AACTTGCTTTTGAACAATCAGGATGGGTACCTTGGGGATGATGGTCCTTGCTCTCTGTTCTCACCACCCACTGCCTACAAGCCCCATTCCCTCTTCAATCACACTATCCCCTTTAGACAA GGTGGCCACAGTCTCCTTGGTAGTAGTGGAGGGATGTCTCAGACCAGACACCAGCCCAATGTTCCTCCCATAAACCAGTCCCCAGGGATACGAGCACAAGTGCCTCATCAGTTCCTGTCACCACAG GTGCCAGGGTCCTTGCTTAAGCAGATGCCCCCTCCTAGCAGTAGCGTCGGTGGTGTGGGAGTGGCGGGAGTTGGTGGTGGTGTCTTTCCACCACAGCTGTCCCCCCAGCATATTGCCATGCTCAGCAGCATCTACCCACCGCACATCCAGTTTCAATTG GCATGTCAGCTCCTCCTCCAACAGCAACAACAGCCACAACAGCAGCAGCACCTGTTGCAAAACCAGAGGAAGTTCCCACCAAATGTGCGGCAGCAAGGTGACCCCCAACAG CTGGCCAGAATCATGGCAGTGCTCCAGCAACAGCGCCAGCAGCAACAGGTCGGGAGCTTAGGTGGCAGTGTCAAACTTTCTCCCTCCCACCATGGTGGAAACGGTGCCAAATTACCCGGGGTTGACTCCTTGCCCTACCAAAGCCTGGCAGGGTGTGTGGCTGAACTCCACCAGAAAACACATGGACCCTATGCTA GTCTGGACCCCAGTGGCTCTGTGGTTGGGGGGCCTGGAGGAATGAAGGACATGGGGGTTCAACAGTCTCGTTTCAAATGGATGATGGAGGGACACTCTTCTCCTGACACCTCCTCACCTGAAAATGCATTCCTCAAAAATG GCCCTGTGACCCCCATGAAGATGCCGGGGGGCTCTCCCTACTTGCATTACGACATGGTAGTTGGAGATCCGCAGGGTAACGCTAACTGGCATCGCACGCCTGGCAACAAGATGAGTACCAAGCAGCCTACCACACCCAGCTGGCCCCCCG AATTTCAACCTGGTGTTCCCTGGAAGGGAATAGATCGTGTTGACCCCGAATCTGACCCCTACATGACCCCAGGAAGCATGATGGGAAACACTGTGTCTCCCGGCCTCAATGACACTGAGCACCAGTTGTTACAAGACAATACTG ATTCCATCCCCCCCCTCAACACCTTACTGCCTTCACCTGGTGCCTGGCCCTACAGTGCCTCAGATCCCCTCAACAACGCACACAACTCAG CAAAGTACACAGACTATAAGATTGGGTGGCCCCCCGAGCCCATTGGCCACAAGTCCTGGAAAGCCAGTCGTGGCAGCAGCCAGTCACAGCTGTCCCGCTTTCCTCCAGGCTTAGCCAGTCAAAAGCAGCTTTCGCCTACCCCATGGTCAGGCAACGCACCCAGACTGGCAAGTAGAGGCTGGGGCAGCGGTTCGGGCATTACTG GCTCGGGCTGGAGTGACGGCAGTTCTCGGGAAAGCTGCTGGTTGGTGCTCAGTAATCTAACACCACAG ATTGATGGCTCTACGCTTCGAACCATATGCATGCAGCATGGTCCCCTGCTAACCTTTCACCTTGGCCTGACCCAGGGCACTGCTCTCATCCGCTATGGCTCCAAACAAGAAGCAGCCAAGGCCCAGAGCGCCCTCCACAT